From the genome of bacterium:
TGTTGAGCTAACACTCTGGCAACTGCAATTCGTTGTTGTTGGCCCGAGGATAGATGTCCAAATGGTGTATTCACATAGTCTTTCATCCCTACTTTTTCTAATGATTCAAGCACTATTTTTTTATCTTCTTTACCAGGGTTTTTGAAAAAGCCTATTCTGGCAAATCTCCCCATCATCACGACATCACTGACTTTAATGGGGAAATAACGGTCTATTTCTGGATTTTGAGGGATATAGCCAATTTTATTTCTAATCCTGCCTCTTAACCTGCCCTGTTTTCCCCAGATGTTAATTTTGCCCGAACTGGGTTTTAATAAGCCTAAGATGAGTTTCAGAAGGGTAGTTTTACCCGAACCATTAGGACCAATTATGCCAACAAACTCTCCTTTAAAAATACTCAAGTCTATATTAGATAGTGCAACTTTTTCCCCATATTTAACTGTAATATTTGATAATTCAATTATTGTTTTTTCCCCCAACTTTCTCTCCTGAAAATAGTTTTTTCACGCAAAGGGCGCAAAGGTAATTTTTTCCCTTATTTCCCTTTGCGTTCTTTGCGTGCTTGGCGTGAAATTTCCTTTCTCCTAAAAATCGGGACTCGGGACTCGGGACTCGGGAAGGCTGGTAGCCGCAGGCTTTAGCCTGCGTTGCTCGACTTCAGCATCCCCGCCAGCATCCTTCCTTTATTTTCATCGTCATTTGTGCCCACTCCCTGTGGGCATGAGCGTTTCTTCTGAAATCAGTTCGCTTTTTTAGCTAAAAGATGGCTAAATGCTGACAACTGATGACTGACTGCTGAACGCTTACTCTTAATGAGTATGAGTATGCGAATGAGTTTCTTCTTCTTGTTTCTTTCCAGGGATAATTTTCATACTTTCAATCATTTTCACAACCTTAGGTAAATCCTTTTCTTTATTTTGAAAGAAAACCGTAATCTGTAAATTCCTATTCTTAGGAAATGCCTCAATCCTTGTGCGATAAAATTCAGTAAAGAGTTTTTTATGTTTTGTTTGAAAATAATATGCATCAACATCTTTTATATCCATTTTTTCAATCTTGATTGGTTCGCCTAAAACACCTAATTCCTCAAGTATAAGTAAGGCGGCGGCACTCTGAAAATCCTCAGGATTTTCAAATGCCTTTTTATATTCCTTATGAACAGCATAAACATTTTCTGCCCAGAAAATTATTGCACATCTTGTTATCTTTTCGGAAGAAAAGCAAACGGCCTTGTTTTTATCCTCATTAACCTTTTCATATTCTGGAAATAACCTGATAGAAAATCCATTATTTGGACTTGTATAAAGTTGTCCCTCTTCTTCCAGATTAACTAATTTTTGATTAGTCGGTGGAGTAGGTTTATTGCATCCTGCTCCAACTATTAACAAACATAGCACACTTAAAAAAAGTTTTTTCATTTTTTTTATTTTCCTCCTTTTTTATTATAGAGAATGCTCTCGGATAAAATTAATCTTCTATGGACAAGGGACGAG
Proteins encoded in this window:
- a CDS encoding metal ABC transporter ATP-binding protein, producing the protein MGEKTIIELSNITVKYGEKVALSNIDLSIFKGEFVGIIGPNGSGKTTLLKLILGLLKPSSGKINIWGKQGRLRGRIRNKIGYIPQNPEIDRYFPIKVSDVVMMGRFARIGFFKNPGKEDKKIVLESLEKVGMKDYVNTPFGHLSSGQQQRIAVARVLAQQPEMLLLDEPTANIDIGTQNVIINLINEIHQTQQITTFYVAHEINLLSKSLNRIICLNQSIYKIGTPKEILNEQVLGDLYKVKVTIFSHNNHYFFLVNEGGE